The Sciurus carolinensis chromosome 5, mSciCar1.2, whole genome shotgun sequence genome segment GTTCCTTCCTCCATCAAGCACTCCCATCCTCCCACGCCACATTCCAGGTGCAGACTCTGGTCACTCTCTGTACTGCCCTCCCCCGAGTTCCTCAGGGAAAGAATCAATTTCTGAGCCGCCTATGACTTCCAGGGCCTTGTCCAGTACCTAGTGTACCACAgaggctcaataaatgtttaataaaaggGAGGGGAGACGAAACAGAGAGTTAGTGCTGTGCCCAAGAAAAGTCTTTTTTCTGCCCAGTAATGAACTATGGAGAACAGTATAAACTGTTGTGGATGTTTTTGGGCTCAATAAACCTAATcctactgttaaaaaaaaattgttaaatatgttccctcctccccctccccctttcatctcattttttttaaaaccacacaGGACACTGAATGTGTGTCATGCAACACAGATAGGCCTCATGCTACATCAATCCCGGGTCTGCCATGGGCCACTTTGTGGCACACCTCAGGAAGGGAAATGCAATTCATGTGACAAGTACATATTATAAAAGCTGTTAGTTGTCTCCTCATGTAAATCTCTTTATTTATCTAGTACTTCGCAATCTATAAGAGCCTTTACATCATGGCTCTCCTAGTCTATAAGGTCAGTCCAGGGTAATAGcatccattttacagaaaaggaaactgagtcacagaacGTTTTAATGGCTTGCCATCTGGCTATTAATTTTTTAACACCATTATTATAAAACATACCATTGATTTAACTATACGGTTTGAAGAAATAAGTCATCTCTACCAAATTATGAAGGCATATTGCTTACAAGATACAGCCCAGTGTTTTTGAAGCGTGTAAACTATATGTGCCCAATAATGTATTTGGAGTCTCATAGGCTTGTTGTTTTCAATGGGATCTTCTTGGGGAACTAAGGACTGACTTAAGGAGAATGTTTCTGAGTTCCTTCTTCCAACATTATTGCTCTGACTCAGAAGCCTGGAAAGTGTCATTTAAAGCCATACTTCAGGTTAAAGTTCTAGACATcagagttcattttttaaatactagagaaaaataatctttaaaacattCATATTAATACAGCCTAATTTTTGTTTGACTGTAAGACATAATAATGCTAGActcagaaaagaaagcaagaaataaagcaaagagaggaagatgcaaaagaaataaaattgacccCTGAGAGTTTGCCTCTAATTAGAGTCATTTTTTGTACTAGGGGAAAATTCAACTTTTTATTCCAGTCCTGGTTGAagtggttaagaaaaaaaaaagtttctgactCTATGAAGTAAAAGAAATTAGGCTCAAGTGGTAACTGAGCTTCCCATCGGATTATTGTGCGAGGTCCTTTTCTTCCCGCCACAGTGGATAATGTGTGCTCATTGTGACTTATCTGGAGCCGGTTTCTTTTACACCCTCAGGCTATATAAAGTGGACTGAGCCCTGGGGCTGGAGGTTTGGGGAGCATCTGGGAGGCAGCATCCACAGTCCAGAGAGAATGAGACAGTTGGGACATGAGCAACCTGCTGTGTCATTGACGCTCCCCGTGGTATGAGCCCCACTTCATGCTCTCTGCGCTGACAAGGACAATCAGGAACTAAGGACAGCATCGTTGATCTGCTGCTTTTGTCTTACCCTTGATCTTAACTGTTTGCTCGTGTTTCTGACCCAGAACAATCACAGCCCAGGCCCTGGAAGGACCATAACCATTTGGTCACTTGGGTTTGGCCATCTGCAAAGGTCAGGTTCTGAGGAGCAATGGTGATGAGGGCCTTTGTCCTGTTGGCCGTCTTTGCAGAAGCCTCCGCGAGATCATGCACTCCAAATAAAGCAGGTATGCCTTGGGACCACACTGTTCTCCTGGACAGGGTAGTTGCCTGAATCTTCCTTTGCCATGATGAGAGGCTGACTTTGTTCCACAAAGGCAAAGATATAGCCTAGAGAAAACACTTAAGCCCCCCAGTGCCAGCAGACTGTCTCCACAGGATGCAAAAACGTATTGGATGGTCTGACTTTTTTGAAATTAGAGAAtgctctcttttcctcccctttctctttatatataacatctctacttttttttttctgtttgactaCTGAATATCTGTCCTGTGCCTTAAATCAATACTTTACAATATTTTGCATGAAacgaacattttaaaattttaagctaTGTGCTCATTTTcacagctctgtgtgtgtgtgtgtgtgtgaattctaATCTGTGGTTTCACAGatgtattcctttaaaaataaaatggaagtttaaaaatggaccaattttaaatatataatacagtatAGTTATTAAATAGATGGATATAAATTCTAAAAGTAGAACTTCAGTGGctgaaatttgggggaaaatactGACTTCTGAAGAACAGCAGGGAAGGTGTTTTTAATCACATGCCGTGTGTTCAGGGGTGGCTGGGATTCATGGCTCTTTAAAGTAGGCAACTACCATGACCCTGTGTGATTCGAACCATGTGTGTGTTCTTCCAGATGTCATTCTCGTGTTCTGTTATCCTAAAACCATCATCACCAAAATCCCTGAGTGTCCCTATGGATGGGAAGTGCATCAGCTGGCCCTCGGGGGGCTGTGTTACAACGGGGTTCATGAAGGAGGTTACTACCAATTTGTCATCCCAGATTTATCACCTAAAAACAAGTCCTACTGTGGAACCCAGTCTGAGGTAAGGCTAAGCCACATAATGCTTAAGATTAGACAACTAGCCTAAGAATGgcttgacattttttatttttatttttgcagaatgcattttgattcattgtacacaaatgggggacaacttttcatttctatggttgtacacactgGAGATTCAcacgatttgtgtaatcatacatgtacacagggtaatgatgtttgacttttattcttcctAATTTGTTGCTGGAACCCACAAGCCCCTACCCccatggttttttttgtttttgtttttgtttttgtttttgggacaggatctcactaagttgcttagggccttgataagttgctgaggctggcctcaaacttgtaatccttctgcctcagtctcccaagttactgagattacaaGGCCCCCCTCTAGGAATAGAGCAAAGTACATTTCCCACTTCTGACTCACTTCAAATTCTTAGCTTATGCTCCCAAGCCTCTGTCCTTCTCAGGTTGGACAGGCAGACGAATGGACCAGCCTTTCCCCAAGAATTGGAAGtgataataaaatgcatttggatGAGTATTTTAAAGGAATGAATAGAGTATAGCACAATCTTCAACTGGGCCATGTGAGGTCCTTAAGGCAGGGAATCGTGGAATTAATAGCAGACATTCTCTTGCCAAATGTCCTTGTATGCCAGAGGAGAAATCCCACACCTCCCATAAAGCCAGAGTTCAAGGCCACAGAGCCAATAGGGATGTAGTCATACAGGGAGGGTAGGTCTCCAGACCCTCCTGTTGGGGTCCAACTGCCTTGACCAGCAGATGATTATCCATCTGCTGTGGATCTCAGCATCTAATATTCTGTGATTTTAGAGTCCAGAACAATCTCAGAAATAGTGCTTATTGTTGGAAGAAGGGAAATGCTAAGAACTAGACCGTGATGTTCTAGaaatgggagaaggaagaaaacattcaCTCACTATCTTTCGACAAGGGAAATGGATAAAAACTTGATGCTGGGAAGTAGACATTCTTGAGTAGGTTCTTTTGGGTTGGAAGCCCAATGggtgtatgaattttttttaagcaTACAAAATAATCTGggttattttaaacaattttacttGAAGGCGCTCAAGAACTCTTCACAAAATTCTTTACCAAAATCACCAGCTCCACACAGACAGGAAGAGTAAGTTCTACCGTCAACGGCAAGCACTCGTGCCCCGCATTGGGCTTTGTCTGAGCCATCCTCATCCACTTTTCCCAGAACCCTCGTCCTTATTCTGGGGGCCCAGGCCACCCTAActgccttctccctccctccagtaCAAGCCCCCCATCTACCACTTCTACAGCCACATCGTTTCTAATGACAGCACCGTGGTCGTCAAGAACCAGCCGGTGAACTACTCCTTCTCCTGCACCTACCACTCCACCTACTTGGTGAACCAGGCTGCCTTTGACCAGAGGTAGGTTGCTCTGCGAGTGGAGGGCTgctgccgtgtgtgtgtgtgtgctgcagCACTGTCAACCAGGCGTGTTTCAGTCCTTATGCAAAATTCTCTCCCCTTTTCAGAGTGGCCACGGTTCATGTGAAGAACGGGAGCATGGGCACATTTGAAAGCCAATTGTCTCTCAACTTCTACACTGTAAGTCCAGgttccccttcctccctgtggCCTTTCCAGGAGATGATGGGACGCTTCCTCGGGATTCACTCTTCCCAGGCTCTATGCGAAGCCCCATTGAGAACTCAAGTTGAGACCTAAGCTGTGGTTTAGTTTTCAACCTCTTTAAAGAGTAAGTGTAGCAGAAAGTCAGATGCGTAGACCGGATGGAAGAGCTGAAAGGTGCCACAAAGGTAAGGCCAACCtgcccatttcacaggtgagaagcttgaggcaatgtCAGTAGACAGTTAAGACAGGCGATGTCTGACTCTTAATCAAGATTAATTTCCATTACAGCCTACTCCggagatttatttattcttaaaatctaGCTCTTCTTAGAGCATTTGGCATAGAGCATTGAATTTCCTATAATGGAACTAAGGAGAAGAGCTAGGGCTCACCTCTGCTGCTTAGCTTTCAGTGAATGGCTCTCCTCATTATCTAACTTGGGTCCACAGCCTATATTGACATTGAAGTTAAAGGCACACTTTGGTATCCCTCAAAAGAAAGTACCCCAAAGAAACTAAATATGCCACAGCCACCAGCTCAGCTGCCCTCCTATTTAGAAGGCGTGACTTCCAGTAGGACACAAGCACACTGAGGATACACTGCCAGCTGACTACAGGAAGATACAGGTAGATGCAGAAATTTTGCCTAGAACATAGAGCTGGAAGACATCCTCAGAGAACATCACGTCCAACCCCTTATTTCACAACAGAAAAGTTCTCCTACCTGGAACTCCACTAACTTTGAACTCTTGGAACTCACTTGACCTGCTTCCTGGAATGCTATTAGCCCTGCCAAGCTCGGCAGTGAGAGCTAGAAGGTTGCTAGAATAATCCAGTCCATTGTACAGGTGAGAATCTGAAGCCCAGAGGAAGGAAGTGATTTGCCAAAGGTCACCCAGGTCCTTGGGAGAAGCCCAGTCTAGAGCTCAGACCTCCCAGCCATGGCTTCAGTGGTGGACTCCCTGTAAGGACGTGAAGCTTAAGCATAAGGACCCTCACTACACAGCTCCTTGCCAAGCCCTGTGTCTAATTTTGGATTCAGTTTCTGAATCTTTTTATTAAAGAGGACTCCAGCTGGGTAAGCTTCAAGGTCCCCTAAAGCCTGGATCTTCCCTGGTCACACACCACTAGTGGTTAGATCCTGAGAAACAGAAAGCCCTACAATTCCTTGACCTGTCATCAGGGGGGTAAATACAGTGTGGGCCACCAGGGTGATGAAAGGGTGAGCAAATCCTGCAGGACTGATGAAGACTGTCCAGAGAAGAAATAGGCTTCCACACCCTGACAACAGTCTCAGGGGACGTCCTGATGACGGGCTGTCTTTACTACTGAGTCCCTGTCCGGAAGTGCGTAGTTGTTATTTTAACCAGATAAAATTATAGATATAGATAAGGTTTTACAACAGTTGGCAATAGAGAGATACCAgggtttttgaaaattttcacccAGACAAAAATATCAATCCATAGAACTAGAAGGAGCttattcctttaaaatgaaatttaagaggCATGTTCTCAGCATCAGCCAGACAGACCATCCTCTTTGCTGCAGAGGCAGACTCCTAGGATCCCTCCTTGAACTGTGGTAGAAACGAGGCTGAGGCCTCTCCCCAGGGCCCACCAAGATTGGTGCAGGATCGGCCTCAGCACAGAGGGACTCTGCCGTCCAGAGACTTTTGTACTAATGAATATTCCCACTGTGGGCTTGATTTCCTATGCTTGGTCCTGTGTGctgttattttcttctcctttttttttcctcttgagagCATTCTTGTGTGTTTCTGAAGCAACAAGTGATCTTTGCATATATTTCCATCAAATTACCAGAAGTGGAGCGGTGCCCCAGATACCACAATGGCATCGGCGCGCTGCTAATTGCTTAGGATTCCGAGAACTTCAAACGCTGGACTCCACAGGCACTGGTTCTACTCAGCatgcttcctctctcttttctctccatcCCCCTTCCACTCAATTTTGCCAAGGACCCATAGTTGGTATTCCCAGTGGAAAGTTATTTTGACTCCCGATCCAATATGAAGGAAATTGGTTTACAGAAGTAGACAGCACTGTGGTTAAGAAAATGGACCATGCTATCAGAACACTGGTATAAAGCCTGGATCTACATTttactagttgtgtgaccttgggcaagttagttaacctttctgtgcctccatCTCTTCGTTTGTAAAATAGGGATATAATAACATTTAGTCCTTAGttttgttatgagaattaaatgaaataatgttttggAAGCACTTAGTACAGTACCTGGCACTAGATAATTGCCCCCACAAATAGCCATTCTCATGATTGCAGACTTTGAACCTACTTAACATGGAATCTCTGAGGGTTCCTATTGTTACCCTTAGGGCATTGAATATCGATGTCAGTAGTATAGGATTAGGTTGATGTTTATTCAGTCAAAACAGTAATTCCTAGTTagacaaagagaatgaaaaagctCTAAACAAATGTAAGCAATAGAAGCTAAAATTAGACTCCCAGAGTCCGAACAAATCTCAAAAGGGATCAACCTTAACCTCCCACCCCAAGTTCAGACCACTTCTGCAAGATTGTTGAGGGAtgacttctcttcctcttccaaagATAATGGCAATTGGGTCCTTCCCATTTTAATTCAGCATATGAAAACTGATACACAGAACTCCTGCCCATTTGTCCTGGTTCTGTCTCCTGAAATAATACCATGTAATTATCTTGTGGACAGTCCTTCAAATATCTTTCATCTTCCTCCAGCTAGACATCTTCTTACTATGGTTCATTTACCATCTCCTCTGGGTATGGTCCAATTGATCAATGCTGCTATTTAAAAGTAGAGCCCAGACCACTGGGAGttgtggcatatgcctgtaatcccagtggctcaggaggctgaggcaggagaatcacaagttcaaagctccagcctcagcaacttagcgaggacttagcaacttagtgagaccctgtctcaaaatgtaaaatggactgggaatgtagctcagtggttaagtacccttgggttcaatccctggtattaaaaaaaaaaaaaatggaccttGTCAGATTAATATGGGATCAGGTGAGTCAGAGGTGATCTTCTAAGTTCTGGAGGACTCTGTGAAGATGTCCTAGGATATTAACTTTGGAGTACTTTTCTTGTACCACTATTTCACATTGAGCTTGTGAGCAAAAGCAAAGTCTATATTTTCCCACATGAACTGCTGTTAAATCGGTGCATCTAACCTTCTGTAGGTAGCTGGTTGTGATTGGACCTTTGTGTCAGGTGAAGAGACTGGCATGGTTTTTCAAGATGTTCTTCCATTCTGTTGGATGAATGAGTAGTTCATGCAGTATTTCTATGTTTTTAGGAATGCGAAAACAAAATGTCCTGTACTATAGGGTGAAGATATCTGGAACAGGTCCCTAATCTTCATGTTATAAAGAAGGAAAGGACTAGGTTAGGGACTACTATGCAGTTCCTGGATCAGTTGCTACCATTGGAAATACGTTCTTAAAATACGGAAAACCTCAGGCAGTGACACGGGACATAAAAAGCCACCTGTGAATCTGCCACTTCAACCTGCATGTTAAGCTAATAGATCATTTATGACTAAGAACatcctaatttaatttttttcaatcacTGAAATGGTGCAGGGACCTGACAAATGGAAGAAAACTGACTTCTAGGTGACAGAGTCTAGGAGGCCTTGGCTGGATCTGTGATTAGTAAAATAAGAGGTGTTAAAAGATGAAAGATTCTGAGTCTTAATAAAGTCCCTGTATGTTTGACCCTCAGGAGGTAAAACTTCATTTTGCCGAACATGAGTTCTGCTTACCACTGCCTACATACTgtagttctgcaaagctccaagtcCATGAAACTTAATCGTTTTACTTGTACCCTGCTGTAACCTTTATGTTTCTATAATGTCACAAAGGTTATTCCATTTtgcaaatggagaaactgaggcccaaagataCTGACTTGCCTCCAGTGTGTCCCAAGTTAGTTGACAGAAGCTAAAGTTATCCCAGGATCTCTGTTCTTCCATCCCGTGGGTTTTGTCTCTGGCAGCTAAATCCAGAAAGTTGTGCAAGGTTGTTAGTAGAGTTAAATGAATCCAGGACTCAGAAAATGGAGAAGTCACCCTCCTTTTGGGTAAGTCAACTGGAAACACTGTTGTTATTCCTAAAAACATACCCAGAACTGCCTGATGGTGGGTAAAGACTACACAGCTGGGCCAGTGATCAGAACCTGCTGCTCCTGAGCTCAAGTCGTGGTGCTGATTCCCCTCTGCACTCAGGGTTGAGGCCCAAgtctcctccaccctcccctgtAGCCTCTCTAATCTCACCTCCTGTGCCCCTCTCCACCCTCCAGGCCCCACCACCACCTACTCACTGGCTCCTACCACACTGGCTGCTTTGCCCCAATGGAAGCATTCTTCCCTAGAAGGCTGCATGGCCCCCTTCCTTGTTTTCTTCAAGATTTGCTCAAATGTCTCCTCTTCAATGAAGCCCCccaaaaactttatttaaaattgcaacCTGCCCTTCAACATTTTCTCAATCTACCTTACCCTAATCTACCATTTTCATAGTTTTTGTACATAACATACTATATTCTATTCTAACATTcttataatttacttattctcTGTCTCTCCTGCTAGAATATCAGATCCCTGGACAGATCTTTACTTTGTTCACCAATATTTCTTACCTGACATAGAAACCATCCAAATCTGTAGAACAATCCCTGATACATAGTCGGTAGTAAGTTATGctgcttctttttgttgttaattgTACTAGGAATCAGATCATAAAATTTCTAACCCGGGCTGAAATCTGCCCAGGCAAGAAAGTGAGCAAAGGTAGAGAGGGACTGTGTGTGTTTGGACCCTCGGGTCCTTGGATGAGTCACCAAACGCAGCACCTCAATATCCCTGGACTCAACTCGTTTCCATCAGCTGAATTTTGTTGGAATAGAAGAGATGTACAGTGTGTGTCTCTCCATAACCAGCAAATCTAGAATATGAGATGTCCTCACCCCTAATTAGATGGCACCAGCATCCCAGCTGCTGCAGTTTCTCTCTTCCTGGAATTCTACGTGATCTCCTGTGCTCCTTCTTTTGGGTTGATTTCCACCCCCATCCTATTCCAATTCATCCATTCCTGCCAGACCCAACTTCTCAGTCTGAGAGATCATAATGCCTGATGTCAATTTCCTTCCCAAGAATGCCAAGTTCTCTACCAAGAAAGAAGCCCCCTTTGTCCTGGAGACATCTGAGATTGGTTCAGATCTGTTTGCGGGAGTAGAAGCCAAAGGATTAAGTATTAGGTAAGtgcttttctttatgtttatattCTTAAGTACCAAGGGGAAAAGTTAGCCCAGAGACTTTTCAGACACCAAATATTTCAAAGCACAAGACTGTGGCTCAAAGTGAtaccattttgctttctttccagGTTTAAAGTGGTCCTGAACAGTTGCTGGGCCACACCCTCTGCTGACTTTATGTATCCCCTGCAGTGGCAACTGATCAACAAGGGGTAGGTTCCACTCTGTAGAGTCAGGGCTGCTGGTGGGGCCAGGAGTATCCCAGCCTGCTTTGCTCTGGCTTGGGATAGCTTGGAAAGATACATTTAGTTCATGCTGGGACCTTTTGGAGGAAACCCTAGTTTTCAAGAGCTCCAGGAGGGATTTTGTAGATATATTATCAGGGACATGATCAGTGCCCATGAGTGCAACTGAAACAGCATGCCCATCTCAGACAGAGATGGGATGTGGGGACAGAGGTGTGTGGAGCCATGGGGTAAAAGCTCCCGGTGGACTTCCACCATGCAGAGGTAGCTGTCACCACGGGGCAAGTGCTGGTGCCAAGAGGCAGCTGTGCCAAGGCATCTAGACTCGCTCACTATCTGCTCCCTCCGCTCCCCCTCCACAAAGCTCTGCTTACTTTATTTTCCACTGGCTTACACTTGAGCTGCAAAGAGCTATTTTAAGGTCTCACATCTTGAGTTCATACAAGGATCTCAGGTTTATTGACCAAACGATCCTGCAGGAATCTCATTGCATAACTTGGAAAATACCCACAGCTCCATTGCTACTCAGAAGCCACCACAAACAGAACCAGCTCTGACCTTTGGTCCAGAAACGAAGGTATAACATTCGTCTCTCTGAGGTGACCTTCCTTAGGTCCTGCCTCTGCTTCAATGAAGACATATTTAGAGGGTATCCTTCCAGTCgttttttttcccctatgcttatatttaaaaaatgaccacATATTTTACAAAGGTAACTTTATAATATAGGTATAATTTAAATAATGGAACATAAATTCAAATTTCCAATGGCAAAATCTCATAACAGACACAGAGACGTGCCTTGAGTTCAGATGTCTGGGTGACATTGGGACCTGCTTCTCCCAGTGCCCTGGTCATTGTCTTGGGGTGTTTTACTCGGGGTGGGGGGGTGGTCTGCAACATCCCAGTCCTCGGGAAGGCTTTATCCTTGGGGATTTCATTTCTTCAGGACAGGGGTGTGACTCACCAGGTGTTTGGCTTCTCCTAAGCCCCTCCCCTCCTATTGTACCTAGTCTGTAGAATGGGGACACTCATAGGCCCTCACCTTGACTTCAAAACTGTGACGATCAAGCAAGGTGCTGCCTATCAAGTGCTTTGTAAGGACCAAGCGCTGCACACGTTATGGGTAACTTTGTCCAGAGTTCCTGCTGGAGCTCCCTGAAGTGACGTTTGGTCTCCCTTCCCCCTGTGCATCAGCTGCCCCACCGATGAAACGGTCCTCGTGCACGAGAATGGGAAGGATCACAGGGCAACCTTCCAGTTCAATGCCTTCCGGTTCCAGAACATCCCCAAACTCTCCAAGGTTTGGTTGCACTGTGAGACGTTCATCTGT includes the following:
- the Tectb gene encoding beta-tectorin produces the protein MVMRAFVLLAVFAEASARSCTPNKADVILVFCYPKTIITKIPECPYGWEVHQLALGGLCYNGVHEGGYYQFVIPDLSPKNKSYCGTQSEYKPPIYHFYSHIVSNDSTVVVKNQPVNYSFSCTYHSTYLVNQAAFDQRVATVHVKNGSMGTFESQLSLNFYTNAKFSTKKEAPFVLETSEIGSDLFAGVEAKGLSIRFKVVLNSCWATPSADFMYPLQWQLINKGCPTDETVLVHENGKDHRATFQFNAFRFQNIPKLSKVWLHCETFICDSEKLSCPVTCDKRKRLLRDQTGGVLVVELSLRSGGTLSLHSFSDVLRHLIVMLGICALS